The following are encoded together in the Babylonia areolata isolate BAREFJ2019XMU chromosome 18, ASM4173473v1, whole genome shotgun sequence genome:
- the LOC143292645 gene encoding UPAR/Ly6 domain-containing protein crok-like, giving the protein MMGSCHLLVAAVLLLVVAVREGLSLKCVECNSFVKTDCDSNPLSHTVECPKNTTSCRKMEQEIYYDDDYHVRTIRQCAIESGPMKCIERTGTYRIKIFYCHCDRDNCNSAGHLSISVLLASVCGLLAYLLHL; this is encoded by the exons ATGATGGGCTCCTGTCATTTGCTTGTTGCTGCAGTTTTGTTGCTTGTCGTGGCTGTGCGAGAAG GTTTATCGCTGAAATGTGTGGAGTGCAACTCATTTGTGAAAACAGATTGTGACAGCAACCCCTTGTCTCATACAGTTGAGTGCCCCAAGAACACCACATCATGCAGAAAAATGGAGCAAGAAA tcTACTATGATGACGACTACCATGTACGAACGATTCGGCAGTGTGCCATAGAGTCTGGCCCAATGAAGTGCATTGAGCGCACAGGGACCTACCGCATCAAGATCTTCTACTGCCACTGCGATCGCGACAACTGCAACAGCGCTGGCCACCTATCCATCTCTGTGCTGCTGGCTTCTGTCTGCGGGCTGCTGGCCTACCTGCTCCACTTGTGA